Part of the Egibacteraceae bacterium genome is shown below.
CCGAGGCCCAGGCGGCCCAGCTCATGGCGGCATCGCAGCCGGCCGCGGGTGGCGGCGGTGCAGCCGGCGGCGGGCAGGCTGCTGCGCCCGCAGGCGACGACGACATCCACGTCGAGGCGCAGGTCGACCAGGAGGTCTTCGATCAGCTGGTGGCGGAGGGCAAGAGCGAGCGGGTGGCCCGCGCGAAGGCGAAGGCGGCGTACGTGCGCAAGGAGAAGGCCAGGATCCGTGCGGAAAGGGCTGCCGGGTGACGATCGCCGACGTCGTCATGCTGGCCGTCGCGGTGGTGGGCGGCGCGGCCGCCCTGCTGGTCGTCACGGCCCGCAACGTGGTGCACGCCGCGCTCTACCTGGTCGTGGCCCTGCTGGCCGTGGCCGGGACCTTCCTGGTGGTGGGCGCGGAGTTCCTCGCCTGGACCCAGGTGCTCGTCTACGTCGGCGCGGTGGTCGTGCTGATCCTGTTCGGGCTGATGCTGACGCGGGCGCCGATCGGCCCGATGGCCCAGCACAACGATGGGGGCAGGCTGGCGCTGGTCGTGAGCCTCAGCCTGTTCGGTTTCCTCACCACCATGATCCTCGGGGCCTTCGGCGACGTGGCGCTGACCCTGTCCGTGACGACGGCGGGGGACCTCGGGGACGTGCTGTACCTCCACTGGGCCTTCCCGTTCATGGTCCTCGGGTTCTTCCTCACCGTGTCGCTCATCGGGGCGATCATCCTCGCGCGCCGGGAAGAGGGGGAGGGGCCAGAGCCGCAACCCGACCCGGCCCTGCCGTCGGAGCGCCCGCAGCCGGTGCCCAGCGACGCCAGCGGGACGCCGGGCGTGACACACCAGAGCCAGGAGCTGCCGCGC
Proteins encoded:
- a CDS encoding NADH-quinone oxidoreductase subunit J — encoded protein: MTIADVVMLAVAVVGGAAALLVVTARNVVHAALYLVVALLAVAGTFLVVGAEFLAWTQVLVYVGAVVVLILFGLMLTRAPIGPMAQHNDGGRLALVVSLSLFGFLTTMILGAFGDVALTLSVTTAGDLGDVLYLHWAFPFMVLGFFLTVSLIGAIILARREEGEGPEPQPDPALPSERPQPVPSDASGTPGVTHQSQELPR